The DNA sequence GATACCACAGAAGCAAAGTTTCGTCCGGGATGGCCGCGAACACGTTGATTAACGCGTCGTAGCGCCGAAAGCTCTTGGGATCGAAAAAAATGCCGTTGCCATTTTCAATGACGGAGAACTTTTCGCCGGGAGCCAGGAAAGCCAGCTGCACGGTTGGGCTCTGCCCCTGGGCCACGTTGTCCACGGCGGCCACCAGTGATCGCAGAAGCTCCTTTTGCCGGCTCCATTCGCGCAACCGTTCGGGGACCTGAGCCGCGGCGATCAACTCCCTGACCGGCGCATCGCTCTGGTTCAGGTCGAGTTTCAGGGGGGAATAGTCCGCGGCGGCCGGCGCGGGCAAGGCGGGTTCAACCGTTGGTTGGGCTTCCCGTGTCGTGAGTTCCGTTTTGTCCGGGGATTTTTCCCTGGCCTGGGGAGCCAAAAATAAAAAGTAGACCAGGACCAGGATGGCCAGCACCGTCACTGCCAACGCGAACCACATGACTTTTTGATAGGTCGGCATAGTTTCACCTCTCCTTGTCGGAATGGGCCTATTCTAATTTAATGGCGCGAGTCTGTCAACGGATGAACGGGCATGAGCGCAATGAATGCCAGCTCGCGGTTGTCCCGGTCCAAGGTTATTTTCTGCAGCGCCAGCCGGGTGAGCGGATGGCGGCGTTTGATCAGCAGGGTTTCGCCAAACCGGTTTTTTAAGCGGAAAGCGGCTGCCAGGCCGCGCCCGCCGACCATGCCCACGGACAAGGTGATGGCTGGGGCAGCGGGGGTTGTTGCCGCCATTTTTTGTTGCCACAGCTTTTCCAGTTCGCGGCACAAGACATTCTCCTCTTCGCTCAAGCGGCTGGCATTGATGATGCGGGCCACGGCCGGGGCAAACCGCTTCTGAATGCCGGCAAGCGCACGCCGGCAGACTCCCCATTTTCTATGTGGCTTTGCCTTTGTCGCCGCATTGGCGTTCAGGGGGACGAGAGGCAGGCCCAGGTGGTTGATGAGAAAATCCTTTTGCCGCGCGCTGAGCAGCAGAATGTTTTTTCCCGGAACGCTGAAGCGGCCCGCCCGGCTGTCGTTGTCGGTGAAAGACAACGCACCTTTTGCGGCGGCATGGCGCACCTCGGCCAGGCTGAGCCTGCGGCTTGAGGCGCGCAGGCGGAAAGGGGCGCAGAGCGACAGCAGGGAGTAATCCCCTTCTGTGCGTGCCTGCCTGAAAAGCAGGTCCTCGATGCGGGACTGGAAATGGTCCGGAAATTGATCGTAGTTCTCCGCCAGCCAACGGTACAGCCGGCGGGCGCCGGCGGCCATGGCGGCAATGGCCGGAGGCGCCGGCACGGAATCGGTTTCCAGGGCAGCCGTGAAGACCATGCCCTGAACCGGGGCGACGGCCAGTACCTGCCAGGGAATGCCCTGGTCGAGCAGCCAGATCCGGCAGACGTCGCCCTGGGCGGGAACAGCCAGCCGTGACCGTTCCGGTTTTTTTCCGCCGTTGTCGCCCAAGCTCACCAGACAGTCTTTCAGCAACTGCTTTTTTTTAAGCGGCCGGCCGTTGATGACGATCTCGCCAGCGACCGCGGCCGCTGCGCAGAGCTCGGCCAGGAGCGCTCTCTCTTCCGCGGCCGGACCGCGGCGGCGCCTGATGGTGATGCGGGTGCCGCGGGGCCATGAATTGCCGTCGCGCAGTTCGCTGCGGCCGGCGGCGATGCTCAGCGTACCCTTGGCGGCTTGGCCGGAATTTTCGATCTGAACGGCGCGGATTCCCGGGCAAAAAACGGCCAGGAGGCCTATGCCCGGCCGGCCGGCATCCTGCAGGCTGGCCATGGCCTTCTCCCTGGCGACGGCATCCTGGCTGCCGTTCCCCAGGCAAGCCAGGGCGCGCCACTCCTCGCAGCCAATGCCGGCTCCGTCATCGGCGATCTCGATCCGTTCGCTGTCCACTCGGATCGAGATCGCGGCCGCCGCCCTTTTCAGAGCGCTGCGGACCAGCTCCACCGGCAGCAGCGCCGGCGAGGGGAACATGTTGGCCGTCAATTTTTGCAGATGGGCGTCGGCATCGATGGAGAGCAGTTCCGTCAGGATCAAGTCCGGAGTCGAGCGTTCGGAGTTCGGCGTAGCACGAATCATCTGCCTTTTTTGGCGGATATGATTTGTCTGTCCACCCGGTGGAGTTAAGGACAATTCCCTCGCATTCTTATTCTTCACTCTGAACTCCCAACGCCGAACGTCTTCACTTCTTTATCCCTCGGTATTCGCGCAGCAGCCGGCGCGCCGATTTTTTCAGCAACGTTTCCGGGTTGGTTGCGGGAAGCAATGATTCGCCATGCAGCGTCTGCAGGAACCGGAGAAGAGCCAGCGGGCGATTTTTTTTGAAAAGCTCCGCCAGTTCATTGAATCGTTTTCCCGTTGGATTGACGGCGATGAAGCGTTGCGGGAAGAACAGGCCCTTCTGCCTGGGCACTGCCGGGAGGGAAACGGCAAGCAGATCGGCTTGCTGCAGGCCCGGAGCCAGCAGACAGATCGTCGGCCGGGTGAATTTTCTATATAAAAACTTGTTGACCGAGGCCAGGAAATCGTCGCTGCCCGCCCCGGTCCGGCCTGGCGGTTGCGCCGGCCCTCTGTGGCCTGGCGGCTGCGCCGCCCCCCTGTGGCCCGGCGGCTGCGGCCGCAGCCGGTAGAGCAGGTCAAGGTTGACGGCGCCGGGGAGGAGGTTGAGCAGTGGGGCGAACAGTTTTGCATGCAGGTCGAGGATCGGGAGCCCCCGGTCTTTCAAGGCCGCGGCCAAGGGATTCTGGCTGGTGGCGACCAACAGGCGGTTGCGGCGAAGCAGCGCCAGGGCGCGGCGAATGCTCATCGGCTTGCTGCCGACGGTCGGCAGGAAAGGGTGATCCCATAAGGGATTTTCCCGGCCCCATTTCTCGGGCTGCAGCAGCGCTTGCTGGATAAGCGGCAGCAGGAGTTCCTTGCCGGCATCGGAGGTCATCCCGGCCATTCCGGAAGGCAGGACGAGGCTGGATCTTCTTCTATAAACAGCGGCCAATGACAGCAGCATGGCCATCACCGCCAATCCAAGCGCGAGCAAGCCGAGCCGGCTGCCGTTACCTGGCCCCGATTCGGGGGAAGGCAGGGCAGGAGACTCCTGCGAAGCTTGGCCCGGCACTGCGGCCGCTTGGGGCGGCGATAATGCGCTGGCCGCGCCGGCGCTGGGGTCAATGATTTGCCAGCCGCCGTCGAAATACTCGCTCCAGGCGTGCAGTCCCGGCAGAATGCGGCCCCGGCTGCCAACCAAGCCGATGACCATCCGGGCCGGAATGCCCAGCTTCCTCAACAGCAGTACATTGAAGCCGTTGATGATGTCGCAATCGCCGCGACCGATGGCCAAAACTCCAGCCAACCACGACTGCCCGGCGGGGCGCCGTTGATAGGCCTGCGCCGTGAACAACGACGTGTCATAGCGGATGGATTCCCGGGCCAGGGCGCTGGCATGGGCCACTTTTTCGGCCGGGGCGAGGGAGTTCGCTTTGGCCAGGGATCTTGCCAACGCCGGCGGCAATTCCAGTTCCTCGGGCAGGGCGGTCAGGCGTGCGCTTTCGACCGGGGTCAGTTCCCGGACCCGTGCCAGCGGACAGGCATTGTAGGTGATCTCGCCGGCTCCGGCCGGAACTTCGGTTCCGTACTCGTCCTGGGCATTCGCGTCCAGGGCGAGGCGCTGCCTGGCGGCAAAAAAAAGACTGTCCGGATCTATGGCGTATCCCGGCGGAACGGGCAGCAGCGTCCGGCCGGCTTCGGTCGCGGCCAGGCGTATGCGGATAACGTTTTCCGGCTCGCAGCCCTGGAACGGCGGCGGCACCGTGACCCAGCCGGGGCGGCGGATGAAACCGGCTTTCAGGTCATAATCGGCGGCGACGAAAACCTTGAACCAGCCGGGGACGGGCGGGGAGTAGGCGAAACGCGCCGAAGCTTGCGAGGACGATATCGCCACCGCCGCGCCCGGGTAGTTGATGGCGTCGTCGCGCAGGCTGAAAAAAAACGGGCGGGCAACGGTGCGGCCCGGGAAGAAACGACTTAAAATCACGATCTCAAGCGGCAGGATGACCAGCAATGACAACAGCAGCGGTTTCCAGCC is a window from the Candidatus Aminicenantes bacterium genome containing:
- a CDS encoding DUF3014 domain-containing protein, which translates into the protein MPTYQKVMWFALAVTVLAILVLVYFLFLAPQAREKSPDKTELTTREAQPTVEPALPAPAAADYSPLKLDLNQSDAPVRELIAAAQVPERLREWSRQKELLRSLVAAVDNVAQGQSPTVQLAFLAPGEKFSVIENGNGIFFDPKSFRRYDALINVFAAIPDETLLLWY
- a CDS encoding ATP-binding protein, whose amino-acid sequence is MLGKDFRGLAEAVTRTYGDDPWFFLRELAQNSRDASAKAIRVEAQRSADGLESLTFADDGRGMRLAHARRFLFRLYASHKSGDKMSAGKYGIGFWTILRFQPSQICLQSRCGKESWAVVMDAELRARPTVCPLDRPGTTVILTRPAVFATEAEFSQEAEHALRAYCGFLRRNDRLGTLLPVYFHGQNLTVPMSLPGPLSYAFHDGAVEGAVAVDENPRVRLFARGLPVWEGALLEQMSHLQAIPPSPIALGQGLAPVFLLNGNRLDVTFSRNLVLENRALWNVRRRAEKALRRLLADSLERAFPRKWYQRLGQIPRSLFGRLARPGWKPLLLSLLVILPLEIVILSRFFPGRTVARPFFFSLRDDAINYPGAAVAISSSQASARFAYSPPVPGWFKVFVAADYDLKAGFIRRPGWVTVPPPFQGCEPENVIRIRLAATEAGRTLLPVPPGYAIDPDSLFFAARQRLALDANAQDEYGTEVPAGAGEITYNACPLARVRELTPVESARLTALPEELELPPALARSLAKANSLAPAEKVAHASALARESIRYDTSLFTAQAYQRRPAGQSWLAGVLAIGRGDCDIINGFNVLLLRKLGIPARMVIGLVGSRGRILPGLHAWSEYFDGGWQIIDPSAGAASALSPPQAAAVPGQASQESPALPSPESGPGNGSRLGLLALGLAVMAMLLSLAAVYRRRSSLVLPSGMAGMTSDAGKELLLPLIQQALLQPEKWGRENPLWDHPFLPTVGSKPMSIRRALALLRRNRLLVATSQNPLAAALKDRGLPILDLHAKLFAPLLNLLPGAVNLDLLYRLRPQPPGHRGAAQPPGHRGPAQPPGRTGAGSDDFLASVNKFLYRKFTRPTICLLAPGLQQADLLAVSLPAVPRQKGLFFPQRFIAVNPTGKRFNELAELFKKNRPLALLRFLQTLHGESLLPATNPETLLKKSARRLLREYRGIKK